In the Leclercia sp. AS011 genome, TTATTAAAGATATCCGCTGGCTGTTCCGTCGTATGCCTGCTGCTAACCAGCGTCTGAACATGCTGTTCTCGGCTACGCTGTCTTACCGCGTCCGTGAGCTGGCGTTCGAACAGATGAACAACGCCGAATACGTTGAAGTGGAACCGGAACAGAAAACCGGCCACCGTATTAAAGAAGAGCTCTTCTACCCGTCGAACGAAGAAAAAATGCGTTTACTGCAAACGCTGATCGAAGAAGAGTGGCCAGATCGCGCCATCGTTTTCGCCAACACCAAACACCGCTGTGAAGATATCTGGGGCCATCTGGCTGCGGATGGACACCGTGTGGGTCTGTTGACCGGCGACGTGGCACAGAAAAAACGTCTGCGCATTCTTGAAGATTTCACCCGTGGCGACCTGGATATTCTGGTGGCAACGGACGTTGCCGCGCGTGGTCTGCATATTCCGGCGGTGACGCATGTCTTCAACTACGACCTGCCGGATGATTGCGAAGATTACGTTCACCGTATCGGCCGTACCGGTCGTGCAGGTGCCAGCGGTCACTCTATCAGCCTCGCCTGCGAAGAGTATGCGCTGAACCTGCCGGCGATCGAGGCCTATATCGGGCACTCAATTCCGCAGAGTAAATACAACCCGGAAGCGCTGCTAAGCGAACTGCCGCCTGCGAAGCGCCTGACCCGCGCCCGTTCCGGCAATGGCCCGCGCCGTAACAGCGCACCGCGTAATCGTCGTCGTTCAGGCTAAAACACTATGCTCCGGTCCACCTCGCTCTATGCAGCTATTGATTTAGGTTCGAATAGTTTTCATATGCTGGTTGTACGCGAGGTGGCGGGAAGTATACAGACGCTGACGCGTATTAAGCGCAAGGTCCGTCTCGCGGCGGGCCTGAGTGCGGATAATCATCTCTCCCCTGAAGCCATGGAGCGCGGCTGGCAATGCCTGCGGCTCTTTGCTGAACGCCTGCAGGATATTCCCCCCCAGCAAATCCGTGTTGTCGCCACCGCAACCCTGCGTCTGGCGGTGAATGCCGGGGAGTTTATTGCCACCGCGCAGGAAATACTCGGCTGCCCGGTGCAGGTGATCAGCGGTGAAGAAGAAGCCCGCCTGATTTATCAGGGCGTGGCGCACACCACGGGCGGCGATGAGCGTCGTCTGGTGGTGGATATTGGCGGCGCAAGCACCGAACTGGTCACCGGGATCGGTGCGCAGGCAACCTCCCTTAACAGCCTGTCGATGGGCTGTGTCACCTGGCTTGAACGCTACTTTACCGATCGCAATCTGGCGCAAGAGAACTTCGATGATGCGGAAAAAGCCGCCCGCGAAGTACTGCGTCCGGTGGCGGATGAGCTGCGCTATCACGGCTGGAAGGTCTGCGTTGGCGCGTCCGGCACCGTCCAGGCGCTGCAGGAAATTATGATGGCGCAGGGGATGGATGAGCGCATTACGCTGGCAAAACTGCAGCAGTTAAAGCAGCGCGCAATCCTTTGTGGTCGTCTGGAAGAGCTGGAAATTGAAGGGCTGACTCTGGAGCGCGCGCTGGTGTTCCCCAGCGGTCTGGCGATCCTGATTGCCATTTTCACCGAACTGAATATTCAGTGCATGACCCTTGCGGGCGGTGCGTTGCGGGAAGGTCTGGTCTACGGCATGCTGCATCTGGCGGTCGATCAGGACATTCGTAACCATACGCTGCGCAATATTCAGCGTCGCTTTATGGTGGATATCGACCAGGCGCATCGGGTCGCGAATCTGGCGGTCAGTTTCCTCGATCAGGTCGAAAACGAGTGGCACCTTGAGCCTGTCAGCCGCGAACTGTTGATTAGCGCCTGCCAGCTGCATGAGATCGGCCTGAGCGTCGATTTCAAACAGGCACCGCTGCATGCCGCCTACCTGGTACGCAATCTCGATCTGCCCGGCTATACCCCGGCGCAGAAGAAGCTGTTGGCCACGCTGCTGTTAAACCAGACCAACCCCGTCGATCTCTCGTCGCTCCACCAGCAAAATGCGGTGCCGCCGCGCGTGGCGGAACATCTCTGCCGCCTGCTGCGTCTGGCGATCCTTTTTGCCAGCCGTCGGCGTGACGATTTACTGCCGGCCATGACCCTGACGGCGGAAGGTGAGAAGCTGACGCTGAACCTGCCGGAAAACTGGCTGGATAACCATCCGCTGGGTGCCGAAATGCTGGTGCAGGAGTGTCAGTGGCAGAGCTATGTACACTGGATCCTGGAAGCACACTAATCCCGATCAAACGCCCGGCGCGTCACGCTTGCCGGGCCTTCAAACTAGCGGTTTTTAGCCTTCTCCATCATCGCGCGAATGTTGGCGATACTGGCCTGGCCTTTGTGCATCCGCTCTTCGGCGGTAATCACCTTGCGCTCCTGCTCCCACAGCACATCGTCCTGAGGTAATTCCAGCAGGAAGCGGCTCGGCTCCGGACGCACCAGCTCCCCGTACTGACGGCGCTCTTTACACAGCGTAAAGGTCAGCTCTTTCTGCGCCCGCGTAATGCCCACGTAGGCCAGACGACGCTCTTCATCGACGTTATCTTCATCGATACTGCTCTGGTGCGGCAGGATGCCCTCTTCCATGCCCACCAGATAGACATAGGGGAACTCCAGCCCTTTCGAGGCGTGCAGGGTCATCAGCTGCACCTGATCCGCCTCTTCTTCGCTTTCGCCGCGCTCCATCATATCGCGCAGGGTAAAACGGGTGACAACCTGGGTCAGGGTCATCGGCTCGTCGATGTCGGAACCTTCAAGCATCTCCGTCATCCAGGTGAAAAGCGTATTGACGTTCTTCATCCGCATTTCTGCCGCTTTCGGGCTGGCGGAGGTTTCAAACAGCCAGGATTCATAGTCGATGCCGCGGATCAGATCGCGCACCGCCGCGATCGGCTCCCGCTCGCTTAACTGCTGGATCTCGCGCAGCCAGTAGGTAAAGCGGGTCAGCGATTCATAGCCACGTCCGGTTAAGGTCTGACTCAGGCCCATATCGAAGCTGGCGTTCAGCAGGCTCTTATTGCGCGTCATCGCCCACTCGCCCAGCTTTTGCAGCGTTGCCGGGCCAATCTCACGCTTCGGCGTATTCACGATGCGCAGGAAAGCGCTGTCATCATCCGGGTTAGTCAGCACGCGCAGGTAGGCGAGCAGATCCTTGATTTCCGGGCGCGAGAAGAACGACGTCCCGCCGGAAATTTTGTACGGAATGCGGTTCTGCATCAGCATCTTTTCAAAGACGCGCGACTGGTGATTCCCGCGATAGAGGATGGCGTAATCTTTGTAATTGGTCTTATTCACGAAGTGATGGGCAATCAGCTCCCCCGCCACGCGTTCGGCTTCGTGATCTTCATTATTGGCGCTCAGCACCTTCAGTTCCGTGCCATAGCCCAGCTCGGAGAAGAGGCGCTTTTCGAAAACGTGCGGGTTATTGGCGATCAGAATGTTCGCTGCCTTCAGGATCCGGCCGGAGGAGCGGTAGTTCTGCTCCAGCTTGATCACCTGCAGCGCCGGGAAGTCTTTACTCAGCAGGACCAGGTTTTGCGGACGGGCCCCGCGCCAGGAGTAGATCGACTGATCGTCGTCACCCACCACGGTAAAACGCGCCCGCTGCCCTACCAGCAGTTTCACCAGCTCGTACTGGCTGGTGTTGGTGTCCTGATATTCATCCACCAGCAGGTAGCGGATCTTGTTCTGCCAGCGCTCGCGCACCTCTTCATTGCGCTGCAGCAGCAAGGTGGGCAGCAGGATCAGGTCATCGAAATCGAGTACGTTGCAGGCTTTGAGATGATCGTTGTACAGGCTGTAGCAGTGGGCGAAGATCCGATCCCGCTCCCCTTTGGCGCTCGCAGCAGCCTGGGCAGGGTCCATCAGATCGTTTTTCCAGTTGGAGATCGTCGAGATCAACTGCTGTAGCACCGTTTTGTCGTCTTCGATCAGCCCTTCGGTTAGCTCTTTCAGCAGGGCCACCTGATCGGTATCGTCGAACAGGGAGAAGTTCGACTTCATCCCCAACGCCGCATATTCGCGCTTAATAATATCCAGCCCCAGGGTA is a window encoding:
- the rhlB gene encoding ATP-dependent RNA helicase RhlB; its protein translation is MSKTHLTEQKFSDFALHPKVIEALENKGFHNCTPIQALALPLTLAGRDVAGQAQTGTGKTMAFLTSTFHYLLSHPAIADRKVNQPRALIMAPTRELAVQIHADAEPLAQTTGLKLGLAYGGDGYDKQLKVLESGVDILIGTTGRLIDYAKQNHINLGAIQVVVLDEADRMYDLGFIKDIRWLFRRMPAANQRLNMLFSATLSYRVRELAFEQMNNAEYVEVEPEQKTGHRIKEELFYPSNEEKMRLLQTLIEEEWPDRAIVFANTKHRCEDIWGHLAADGHRVGLLTGDVAQKKRLRILEDFTRGDLDILVATDVAARGLHIPAVTHVFNYDLPDDCEDYVHRIGRTGRAGASGHSISLACEEYALNLPAIEAYIGHSIPQSKYNPEALLSELPPAKRLTRARSGNGPRRNSAPRNRRRSG
- the gppA gene encoding guanosine-5'-triphosphate,3'-diphosphate diphosphatase, which codes for MLRSTSLYAAIDLGSNSFHMLVVREVAGSIQTLTRIKRKVRLAAGLSADNHLSPEAMERGWQCLRLFAERLQDIPPQQIRVVATATLRLAVNAGEFIATAQEILGCPVQVISGEEEARLIYQGVAHTTGGDERRLVVDIGGASTELVTGIGAQATSLNSLSMGCVTWLERYFTDRNLAQENFDDAEKAAREVLRPVADELRYHGWKVCVGASGTVQALQEIMMAQGMDERITLAKLQQLKQRAILCGRLEELEIEGLTLERALVFPSGLAILIAIFTELNIQCMTLAGGALREGLVYGMLHLAVDQDIRNHTLRNIQRRFMVDIDQAHRVANLAVSFLDQVENEWHLEPVSRELLISACQLHEIGLSVDFKQAPLHAAYLVRNLDLPGYTPAQKKLLATLLLNQTNPVDLSSLHQQNAVPPRVAEHLCRLLRLAILFASRRRDDLLPAMTLTAEGEKLTLNLPENWLDNHPLGAEMLVQECQWQSYVHWILEAH
- the rep gene encoding DNA helicase Rep, with protein sequence MRLNPGQQQAVEFVTGPCLVLAGAGSGKTRVITNKIAHLIRGCGYQARHIAAVTFTNKAAREMKERVGQTLGRKEARGLMISTFHTLGLDIIKREYAALGMKSNFSLFDDTDQVALLKELTEGLIEDDKTVLQQLISTISNWKNDLMDPAQAAASAKGERDRIFAHCYSLYNDHLKACNVLDFDDLILLPTLLLQRNEEVRERWQNKIRYLLVDEYQDTNTSQYELVKLLVGQRARFTVVGDDDQSIYSWRGARPQNLVLLSKDFPALQVIKLEQNYRSSGRILKAANILIANNPHVFEKRLFSELGYGTELKVLSANNEDHEAERVAGELIAHHFVNKTNYKDYAILYRGNHQSRVFEKMLMQNRIPYKISGGTSFFSRPEIKDLLAYLRVLTNPDDDSAFLRIVNTPKREIGPATLQKLGEWAMTRNKSLLNASFDMGLSQTLTGRGYESLTRFTYWLREIQQLSEREPIAAVRDLIRGIDYESWLFETSASPKAAEMRMKNVNTLFTWMTEMLEGSDIDEPMTLTQVVTRFTLRDMMERGESEEEADQVQLMTLHASKGLEFPYVYLVGMEEGILPHQSSIDEDNVDEERRLAYVGITRAQKELTFTLCKERRQYGELVRPEPSRFLLELPQDDVLWEQERKVITAEERMHKGQASIANIRAMMEKAKNR